The window TGGAAGACTTTTGCACGATTCAAAGTCTATATTACAAGATCAATTAGAAAACATTAAAGCTTTAAGTGAAAAGCGTGGAGATAATTTTTTGAATCTAGCACTTTTAACAGATGGTTTACGAGCAGAGCGAGAGCAAGGTATTACCATAGATGTAGCATATAGATATTTTTCAACTCCTAAACGTAAGTTTATTTTAGCAGATTCACCTGGGCATGCGCAATACACTAGAAACATGATTACTGCCGTATCGGGCGTAAGTTTGGTTATTGTAATGATTGATGCCCGAAATGGGGTAGTTGAGCAAACCAGAAGGCATTCGTTTATTGCCGAACTTTTAGGCGTTAAGCATTTAATTGTTTCTGTAAATAAAATGGATTTGGTTGATTATAATCAAACAGTTTTTACTACCATAAAAGACAAGTACACTGATTTTATTTCGAAAACATCTATTCCTGATGTTCAGTTTGTGCCTATTAGTGCGCTGAAAGGAGATAATGTAGTGGACAAATCAACACAAATGCATTGGTACGATGGACCTACATTAATGTATTTGCTCGAAAATGTGCAGGTAAATAGCGATTACAACAGAGTAGATTGTCGTTTTCCTGTTCAAACCGTAATTCGGCCACAAAGTGCCGATTATCATGATTACAGAGGCTATGCCGGAAGAGTGGCAAGTGGTGTTTTCAAGAAAAACGATGAAGTGATTGTTCTTCCGTCAAAGAATAAAACAAGAATTAAGAAGATTGATACGTTTGATGGCGAGCTAAATGAGGCTTTTGCACCCATGTCGGTAACATTATTGCTTGAAGACAATATTGACATAAGTCGTGGAGATATGATTGTAAAACCTAATAATCTGCCTATGGAAACACAGGAGTTAGATGTAATGGTTTGTTGGTTGAGCGATAAAAAACTTGTTGTTGGGGGTAAGTATATCTTAAAACATACCACAAAAGAGGTTAAATGTGTGGTAAAAGAGGTTTATTACAAAATAAACATCCAAACATTGCATAGATACGATGTTGATACAGAAATTGGCTTGAATGATATTGGTAAGATTAAGCTAAAAATAGCAGCCCCTTTGCTGTATGATTCCTACCAACAAAATAAGGCTACCGGAAG is drawn from Bacteroidota bacterium and contains these coding sequences:
- a CDS encoding GTP-binding protein, whose translation is MSSTNNIDLLRFATAGSVDDGKSTLIGRLLHDSKSILQDQLENIKALSEKRGDNFLNLALLTDGLRAEREQGITIDVAYRYFSTPKRKFILADSPGHAQYTRNMITAVSGVSLVIVMIDARNGVVEQTRRHSFIAELLGVKHLIVSVNKMDLVDYNQTVFTTIKDKYTDFISKTSIPDVQFVPISALKGDNVVDKSTQMHWYDGPTLMYLLENVQVNSDYNRVDCRFPVQTVIRPQSADYHDYRGYAGRVASGVFKKNDEVIVLPSKNKTRIKKIDTFDGELNEAFAPMSVTLLLEDNIDISRGDMIVKPNNLPMETQELDVMVCWLSDKKLVVGGKYILKHTTKEVKCVVKEVYYKINIQTLHRYDVDTEIGLNDIGKIKLKIAAPLLYDSYQQNKATGSLILIDESTLNTVAACTIR